One window of Diabrotica undecimpunctata isolate CICGRU chromosome 8, icDiaUnde3, whole genome shotgun sequence genomic DNA carries:
- the LOC140449065 gene encoding uncharacterized protein: MKFLRRIMGITRLDRIRNEAVTEHLKVQPIVKKIEEAQLRWYGHLVRMNQESPVKKVWEVRRQTKRPRGRPMKTWDDNVISILETRGISKEQARNQAKNKKQWRNIVHATN; this comes from the coding sequence ATGAAGTttcttagaagaataatgggtataacCAGGTTAGACAGGATTAGAAATGAGGCAGTCACAGAACATCTTAAGGTCCAACCAATTGTTAAGAAAATTGAAGaggcccaactgagatggtatgGACACTTGGTTAGAATGAATCAAGAAAGCCCAGTTAAAAAAGTATGGGAAGTCAGAAGACAAACCAAGAGACCAAGGGGCAGGCCCATGAAGACATGGGATGATAATGTAATCTCAATCCTAGAGACACGAGGAATCAGCAAAGAACAAGCAAGAAACCAAGCAAAGAATAAGAAGCAATGGAGAAATATTGTACATGCCACTAACTAA
- the LOC140449066 gene encoding uncharacterized protein, with product MESKEFIVNEGLRQGEDLGPILFNLHLVYIVLDDIIKETRAQTLKLYAGHRKLGAVLISECAYADDLVIFGINKEALNRNLQVLNAALIKRNLWINNEKTKVMVCRKNRKQTKITLNGNTLEQVDTYKYLEVQIENRGTEETEISSRIESAVWMYQAIKSTFLSKKEVSQKAKVSI from the coding sequence ATGGAATCCAAAGAGTTCATAGTAAATGAGGGTCTACGTCAAGGAGAAGACCTAGGCCCCATACTGTTTAATTTACATTTAGTTTACATTGTCTTGGATGACATAATTAAAGAAACTAGAGcacaaacattaaaattatatgcCGGACATAGAAAACTAGGAGCAGTGCTGATCTCAGAGTGtgcatacgcagacgatctaGTGATATTTGGGATAAATAAAGAAGCACTCAATCGAAATTTACAAGTATTGAACGCTGCACTAATTAAACGAAATTTGTGGATCAATAATGAGAAGACGAAAGTGATGGTAtgtagaaaaaatagaaaacaaacgaaGATAACACTCAACGGAAATACACTTGAACAAGTCGATACTTACAAATACTTGGAAGTACAAATAGAGAACAGAGGaactgaagaaactgaaataagttcCAGAATAGAAAGTGCTGTTTGGATGTACCAAGCAATTAAAAGTacgtttttgtcgaaaaaagaagtatcccaaaaagccaAAGTGAGCATATAA